One genomic region from Bartonella australis AUST/NH1 encodes:
- the rplB gene encoding 50S ribosomal protein L2 — protein sequence MALRNFNPTTPGQRQLVIVDRSCLYKGKPVKVLTEGLSSKGGRNNCGRVTVRSRGGGHKRNYRFIDFKRLKRDVSAKVERLEYDPNRTAFIALIRYEDGQLNYILAPQRLSVGDSVVAGSNVDVKPGNAMPLANMPVGTIIHNVEMKPGKGGQIARSAGTYAQLVGRDQGMAILRLNSGEQRLVFGNCFATVGAVSNPDHGNISDGKAGRSRWRGKRPHVRGVAMNPVDHPHGGGEGRTSGGRHPVSPWGKPTKGKRTRSNKATDKFIMRSRHQRKK from the coding sequence ATGGCACTCAGGAATTTTAATCCGACCACTCCCGGACAGCGTCAGCTCGTTATTGTAGATCGCTCTTGCCTTTATAAAGGGAAGCCCGTAAAGGTGTTAACCGAAGGATTGTCGTCGAAGGGTGGGCGTAATAATTGTGGTCGCGTTACTGTCCGTTCTCGAGGTGGTGGTCATAAGCGTAATTATAGATTCATTGATTTTAAGCGCCTTAAGCGTGATGTATCTGCAAAAGTTGAACGCTTAGAGTACGATCCGAATCGTACTGCTTTTATTGCTCTGATTCGCTACGAAGATGGACAATTAAATTATATTCTTGCGCCGCAGCGTCTCAGTGTTGGGGATTCTGTTGTAGCTGGTTCGAACGTCGATGTTAAGCCGGGTAACGCGATGCCTCTTGCTAATATGCCGGTAGGTACGATCATTCATAATGTTGAAATGAAGCCTGGGAAAGGTGGTCAGATTGCTCGTTCAGCGGGGACTTATGCGCAGCTAGTTGGGCGAGATCAAGGAATGGCTATTCTTCGTCTTAATTCTGGTGAGCAGCGTCTAGTTTTTGGCAATTGTTTTGCAACTGTTGGTGCTGTTTCAAATCCTGATCATGGAAATATTAGTGATGGTAAAGCGGGCCGGTCACGTTGGCGCGGTAAGCGCCCTCATGTTCGAGGTGTTGCCATGAATCCAGTTGATCATCCGCACGGCGGCGGTGAAGGTCGTACGTCAGGTGGTCGTCATCCAGTGTCTCCTTGGGGCAAACCTACTAAAGGTAAGCGTACACGCTCCAATAAAGCCACTGATAAGTTTATTATGCGCTCACGTCATCAGCGCAAAAAATAA
- the rplO gene encoding 50S ribosomal protein L15: MKLNELRDHKGATKNRKRIGRGIGSGTGKTGGRGVKGQRSRSGVSLNGFEGGQMPIYRRLPKRGFKNSFAKIYNEVSLERVQLAVDAGKLDTAKTVDAVVLKEAGVIRRVKDGVRILSGGELKTGIMFNVSGVSKAARAKIEKAGGQVSCLEAVQ; encoded by the coding sequence ATGAAACTTAATGAGCTGCGTGATCACAAAGGCGCAACGAAAAATCGTAAACGTATTGGGCGTGGTATCGGTTCGGGAACTGGTAAAACCGGTGGTCGTGGCGTTAAGGGGCAGAGATCCCGTTCTGGTGTCTCGCTTAACGGCTTTGAAGGTGGGCAAATGCCTATATATCGTCGTTTGCCAAAGCGTGGATTCAAGAATTCGTTCGCGAAGATTTACAACGAGGTTTCGCTTGAGCGCGTTCAGTTAGCGGTTGATGCGGGCAAGCTAGACACGGCAAAAACGGTTGATGCTGTTGTGTTAAAAGAAGCTGGCGTTATTCGCCGTGTCAAAGACGGTGTACGTATTCTTTCGGGTGGTGAATTAAAAACTGGGATTATGTTTAATGTTTCTGGTGTTTCCAAGGCTGCTCGTGCAAAAATTGAAAAAGCCGGCGGTCAGGTCAGTTGCCTTGAAGCTGTTCAGTAG
- the rpsC gene encoding 30S ribosomal protein S3, which yields MGQKINPIGLRLGVNRTWDSRWYADSGEYGRLLHEDLKIRLYVIEELKQAAISKVVIERPHKKCRVTIHSARPGLIIGKKGADIEKLRRKLSEMTDAETSLNIVEIRKPEIDATIIAQSIAQQLERRVAFRRAMKRSVQSAMRLGAEGIRINCSGRLGGAEIARMEWYREGRVPLHTLRADVDYGTAEAKTAYGICGVKVWVFKGEILEHDPMASEHRAAENDHSGSSSSRRRENA from the coding sequence ATGGGCCAGAAGATAAATCCAATAGGGCTTCGTCTTGGAGTTAATCGGACTTGGGATTCACGCTGGTATGCTGATAGCGGTGAATATGGGCGTCTTCTTCACGAAGATTTGAAAATTCGGTTATATGTGATTGAAGAATTGAAGCAGGCGGCTATTTCCAAGGTTGTTATTGAACGTCCTCATAAAAAGTGTCGTGTAACAATTCATTCCGCACGTCCTGGCCTTATTATTGGTAAAAAGGGTGCGGATATTGAGAAACTCCGTCGCAAGCTTTCGGAGATGACGGATGCTGAAACTTCGTTGAATATAGTTGAGATTCGTAAACCGGAAATTGATGCAACGATTATCGCTCAATCAATTGCTCAGCAGCTTGAGCGTCGTGTTGCTTTTCGGCGCGCAATGAAGCGTTCAGTTCAGTCAGCTATGCGCCTCGGGGCGGAAGGCATTCGTATTAATTGTTCTGGTCGTCTTGGTGGTGCCGAAATTGCTCGCATGGAGTGGTATCGTGAAGGTCGTGTTCCGCTTCATACTCTACGTGCTGATGTTGATTATGGTACGGCGGAGGCTAAGACTGCTTATGGCATTTGCGGTGTTAAAGTTTGGGTTTTTAAAGGTGAAATTCTTGAGCATGATCCGATGGCTTCGGAGCATCGTGCTGCAGAAAATGACCATTCGGGTTCTTCATCGAGTCGTCGCCGCGAAAATGCTTGA
- the rplX gene encoding 50S ribosomal protein L24, whose translation MQKIRKGDKVVVLSGKDKGCRGEVIKVNPKEESALVRGVNVVKRHQRQTQKQEAGVVSKEAPIHLSNLAVADPKDGKPTRVGFRVNAGGDKVRFAKRSGELING comes from the coding sequence ATGCAAAAGATTCGAAAAGGTGATAAAGTCGTTGTTTTGTCCGGAAAAGATAAAGGATGTAGGGGCGAAGTTATTAAAGTCAATCCGAAGGAAGAGAGTGCTCTTGTTCGTGGGGTTAATGTAGTTAAGCGTCATCAACGCCAAACGCAAAAACAAGAAGCTGGGGTTGTTTCTAAGGAAGCTCCTATTCATTTATCTAATTTGGCTGTCGCCGATCCTAAAGATGGTAAGCCTACACGTGTAGGTTTTCGCGTGAATGCGGGGGGTGATAAGGTCCGTTTTGCCAAACGTTCGGGAGAATTGATTAATGGCTGA
- the rplR gene encoding 50S ribosomal protein L18 produces MVSSKKIIQRRAQRVRRQIKMVANGRPRLSVYRSNQNIYAQVIDDLRGCTLASACTLESDLKKSLKNGSGKEAAFAVGKLIAERAKKIGVDEVVFDRGAYVYHGRVKALAEAAREGGLRF; encoded by the coding sequence ATGGTTTCATCTAAAAAAATTATTCAGCGCCGTGCGCAGCGTGTTCGGCGCCAGATTAAAATGGTCGCCAATGGCCGTCCTCGGCTTAGTGTTTATCGTTCTAATCAAAATATTTACGCTCAGGTCATTGACGATTTACGTGGGTGCACGCTTGCTTCAGCCTGTACTCTTGAGAGCGATTTAAAGAAGTCTTTAAAGAACGGTTCTGGTAAGGAGGCCGCTTTCGCTGTTGGTAAATTAATTGCTGAGCGCGCAAAAAAGATTGGTGTCGACGAGGTTGTTTTTGATCGTGGAGCATATGTTTATCATGGCAGAGTTAAGGCTTTAGCTGAAGCTGCTCGTGAAGGTGGTTTAAGGTTTTGA
- the rpsJ gene encoding 30S ribosomal protein S10 has protein sequence MNGQNIRIRLKAFDHRILDVSTREIVSTAKRTGANVRGPIPLPTRIEKFTVNRGPHIDKKSREQFEMRTHKRLLDIVDPTPQTVDALMKLDLSAGVDVEIKL, from the coding sequence ATGAATGGTCAGAATATCCGCATTCGCTTAAAGGCGTTCGATCACAGGATTCTTGATGTGTCGACGCGTGAGATTGTGTCGACTGCTAAGCGTACTGGCGCTAATGTTCGCGGTCCTATCCCGCTTCCGACGCGGATTGAAAAATTTACGGTTAACCGTGGGCCACACATTGATAAGAAGAGCCGTGAGCAGTTTGAAATGCGTACGCATAAGCGTCTTCTTGATATTGTTGATCCAACACCGCAAACAGTAGATGCGCTTATGAAGCTTGATCTTTCTGCGGGTGTAGATGTTGAAATCAAGCTTTGA
- the rplC gene encoding 50S ribosomal protein L3, translating into MRSGVIAQKLGMTRIYNDAGEHVPVTVLRLEKCQVVAQRTVEKNGYTAVQLGVGFAKVKNTSRALRGHFARAEVEPKAKVAEFRVSPDNLLEIGTEITAEHFIPGQRVDVTGTTIGKGFAGVMKRHNFGGHRASHGNSITHRAHGSTGQCQDPGKVFKGKKMAGHMGQVRVTTQNIEVVSTDVDRGLILLRGSVSGSKGAWILVRDAIKKHLPDNAPKPGGVRHLVKNGTEVAASMTGASEAEGVQ; encoded by the coding sequence ATGCGTTCAGGTGTAATAGCACAGAAATTGGGCATGACCCGTATTTATAACGATGCTGGTGAACATGTGCCAGTAACGGTACTTCGTTTAGAAAAGTGTCAGGTTGTTGCTCAACGTACAGTTGAAAAAAATGGCTATACTGCTGTCCAGTTAGGTGTGGGGTTCGCAAAAGTTAAAAATACTTCGCGGGCTCTCCGTGGACATTTTGCCAGGGCTGAGGTTGAGCCAAAAGCTAAAGTGGCGGAGTTTCGTGTTAGTCCTGATAATCTTCTTGAAATTGGGACTGAGATCACGGCTGAGCATTTTATTCCAGGGCAGAGGGTTGATGTAACAGGTACGACTATCGGTAAGGGTTTTGCCGGTGTTATGAAGAGGCATAATTTCGGTGGACACCGTGCTTCGCATGGTAATTCGATTACGCATCGTGCTCACGGTTCAACGGGGCAATGCCAAGATCCGGGTAAAGTATTTAAAGGCAAAAAAATGGCTGGTCATATGGGGCAGGTTCGGGTAACGACTCAGAATATAGAAGTTGTTTCTACGGATGTTGATCGCGGCTTAATCTTACTGCGTGGCTCTGTGTCTGGTTCTAAGGGGGCTTGGATTTTGGTGCGAGATGCTATAAAAAAGCACCTTCCTGATAACGCTCCGAAGCCTGGGGGTGTTCGCCATCTTGTCAAAAATGGAACAGAAGTAGCGGCCTCAATGACGGGAGCTTCTGAAGCTGAGGGGGTTCAATGA
- the rpsE gene encoding 30S ribosomal protein S5, giving the protein MTQKERNDRDERDSEFVDKLVHINRVSKVVKGGRRFGFAALVVIGDQKGRVGFGHGKAREVPEAIRKATESAKREMIYVPLRFGRTLHHDVEGRHGAGRVLMRSASAGTGIIAGGPMRAIFETLGMQDVVAKSLGSSNPYNMVRATFDALKRQVHPKDVAAQRGIKYSTLQAGRQQLGGLEE; this is encoded by the coding sequence ATGACGCAGAAAGAGCGCAATGATCGGGATGAACGTGACAGTGAGTTTGTTGATAAACTTGTCCACATTAACCGTGTTTCTAAGGTTGTGAAGGGTGGTCGGCGTTTTGGTTTTGCCGCTCTTGTTGTTATTGGGGATCAGAAAGGGCGCGTTGGTTTTGGTCATGGTAAAGCACGTGAAGTTCCCGAGGCAATTCGTAAAGCCACGGAATCTGCGAAGCGTGAGATGATTTATGTTCCCCTTCGGTTTGGGCGTACGTTGCATCATGATGTTGAAGGACGCCATGGGGCAGGTCGTGTGTTGATGCGCTCTGCTTCTGCGGGTACTGGTATTATTGCTGGGGGCCCGATGCGTGCTATTTTTGAAACTCTTGGTATGCAGGATGTTGTTGCAAAATCGTTGGGATCGTCAAATCCTTACAATATGGTGCGTGCAACTTTTGATGCGTTAAAGCGTCAGGTGCATCCTAAGGACGTCGCAGCACAACGCGGTATTAAATATTCTACTTTGCAAGCAGGGCGTCAGCAATTAGGCGGTTTAGAAGAATAG
- the rpsS gene encoding 30S ribosomal protein S19, with product MVRSVWKGPFVDGYLLGKAEKVRASGRNEVIKIWSRRSTILPQFVGLTFGVYNGNKHVPVSVSEEMVGHKFGEFAPTRTYYGHGADKKAKRK from the coding sequence GTGGTTCGTTCAGTTTGGAAAGGTCCGTTTGTTGACGGCTATCTTCTTGGAAAAGCGGAGAAAGTACGTGCAAGTGGGCGTAATGAAGTTATTAAAATTTGGAGTCGCCGCTCTACTATTTTGCCGCAGTTTGTCGGTTTGACTTTCGGTGTTTACAATGGCAACAAGCACGTCCCCGTTTCTGTTTCTGAAGAAATGGTTGGGCATAAGTTTGGCGAGTTTGCCCCTACTCGGACCTATTATGGGCACGGTGCCGACAAGAAAGCAAAGAGGAAGTAG
- the rplD gene encoding 50S ribosomal protein L4 produces the protein MDLVVKTLDGNEVGELKLSESIFGLVPREDILQRVVRWQLARRQQGTHQSQGRSDVSRTGAKMFKQKGTGRARHSSARAPQFRGGGKAHGPVVRNHAHDLPKKIRALGLRLALSVKVKTNNLVVVEEFSVQDAKTKVLAANFSKLGFNNALLIGGREIDMSFSRAVSNIPNIDVLPIQGINVYDILRRSKLVLSKAAVEALEERFK, from the coding sequence ATGGATCTTGTAGTTAAAACTCTCGACGGTAATGAGGTTGGTGAATTGAAGCTCTCTGAGAGTATTTTTGGCCTTGTACCACGCGAAGATATTTTGCAACGTGTTGTTCGTTGGCAGCTTGCTCGTCGTCAACAAGGAACGCATCAGTCGCAAGGCCGCTCTGATGTGTCTCGAACGGGAGCAAAGATGTTTAAGCAAAAAGGGACTGGGCGTGCTCGGCATTCGTCTGCTCGTGCTCCACAATTTCGGGGTGGTGGTAAAGCTCATGGTCCGGTGGTGCGTAATCACGCACATGATCTTCCAAAAAAGATTCGTGCGCTTGGGTTGCGTCTTGCTTTGTCGGTGAAGGTAAAAACGAATAATTTAGTTGTAGTCGAGGAGTTTAGTGTTCAAGATGCTAAGACCAAAGTGCTCGCTGCGAATTTTTCTAAGCTCGGTTTTAATAATGCTTTATTGATTGGCGGTAGAGAAATTGATATGAGTTTTTCTCGTGCAGTGTCCAATATTCCTAATATTGATGTTTTGCCAATTCAGGGAATTAATGTTTATGATATTTTGCGTCGCAGCAAGCTTGTTTTATCTAAAGCTGCTGTCGAGGCTCTTGAGGAGCGTTTCAAATGA
- the rplP gene encoding 50S ribosomal protein L16 — translation MLQPKRTKFRKQFKGRIRGVSKGGTDLNFGAYGLKAVEPERVTARQIEAARRAITRYMRRSGRVWIRIFPDLPVTSKPTEVRMGKGKGSVDYWAARVAPGRVVFELDGVPEDVAREALRLGAAKLPIKTRFIQRVAE, via the coding sequence ATGTTGCAGCCAAAGCGCACAAAGTTCCGTAAGCAATTTAAGGGTCGTATCAGAGGTGTTTCAAAAGGCGGTACGGATCTGAATTTTGGTGCTTATGGTTTAAAGGCTGTTGAGCCAGAACGTGTTACTGCGCGCCAGATCGAAGCTGCGCGTCGTGCGATTACGCGTTATATGAGGCGTTCTGGTCGTGTGTGGATTCGTATTTTTCCGGATTTGCCGGTTACGTCTAAGCCTACTGAAGTTCGTATGGGTAAGGGTAAGGGAAGTGTTGATTATTGGGCTGCGCGTGTTGCGCCGGGGCGCGTCGTATTTGAACTTGACGGAGTGCCGGAAGATGTGGCACGTGAAGCGCTCAGGTTGGGTGCTGCGAAGCTACCTATTAAGACTCGTTTCATCCAGCGTGTTGCTGAGTAA
- the rpmC gene encoding 50S ribosomal protein L29, with product MKAAELRAQTLDQMKDELAKLKKEQFNLRFQKATGQLEGTARVKKVRRDIARVKTFLRQKMNDSEA from the coding sequence ATGAAAGCCGCAGAATTACGGGCGCAGACGCTCGACCAAATGAAAGATGAATTGGCTAAATTGAAAAAAGAGCAATTTAATTTGCGCTTTCAGAAAGCAACGGGCCAATTAGAAGGGACCGCGCGTGTTAAAAAGGTTCGCCGTGATATTGCGCGTGTTAAAACTTTTCTTCGTCAGAAGATGAATGATAGTGAGGCTTAA
- the rpsN gene encoding 30S ribosomal protein S14: protein MAKVSAVEKNKRREAMVKRYALRRARLKAIVMDQKVSLEERFKASVHLAELPRNSAKVRIRNRCEVSGRPRAYYRKLKMSRIALRDLGSLGRIPGIVKSSW from the coding sequence ATGGCCAAAGTAAGTGCCGTTGAAAAAAATAAACGTCGTGAAGCGATGGTGAAGCGTTATGCTTTACGTCGTGCACGTTTGAAAGCAATTGTAATGGACCAGAAAGTTTCGCTTGAAGAGCGTTTTAAAGCTTCTGTCCATTTGGCAGAATTGCCGCGTAATTCCGCGAAGGTTCGTATCCGTAATCGTTGTGAGGTTTCGGGTCGTCCGCGGGCTTATTATCGCAAATTAAAAATGTCACGTATTGCTTTGCGTGATCTTGGTTCCCTCGGGCGTATTCCCGGCATTGTTAAATCTAGTTGGTGA
- the rplE gene encoding 50S ribosomal protein L5 — translation MAEEKQKPRMKAHYLEVVRRALQEKFGYKNEMQIPRVDKIVVNMGIGEATADSKKPSIAAEDLALITGQKAVVTRARNSIATFKVREGMPLGAKVTLRRDRMFEFLDRLVTIALPRVRDFRGLNPKSFDGRGNFAMGIREHIVFPEVNYDKVDQIWGMDIIICTTARTDNEARELLRALNFPFRS, via the coding sequence ATGGCTGAGGAAAAACAAAAACCGCGTATGAAGGCGCATTATCTTGAAGTGGTTCGTAGAGCGCTTCAGGAGAAATTTGGTTATAAGAATGAAATGCAGATCCCGCGCGTTGATAAGATCGTTGTTAATATGGGGATTGGCGAGGCGACTGCTGATTCCAAAAAGCCGTCTATCGCAGCCGAGGACTTGGCATTAATAACGGGTCAAAAAGCCGTCGTCACCCGTGCGCGCAATTCCATTGCTACTTTCAAAGTCCGCGAAGGTATGCCTCTTGGGGCTAAGGTCACGTTGCGCAGAGACCGTATGTTCGAATTCTTGGATCGCCTCGTTACGATCGCGCTACCGCGAGTCCGCGACTTCCGCGGCTTAAACCCTAAAAGCTTCGACGGCCGCGGAAATTTCGCTATGGGGATCAGAGAACATATCGTCTTTCCGGAAGTTAATTACGATAAAGTCGACCAAATTTGGGGGATGGATATCATCATTTGCACGACAGCAAGGACGGACAATGAAGCGCGCGAACTACTCCGCGCTCTTAATTTTCCGTTCCGCTCGTAA
- a CDS encoding 50S ribosomal protein L23, with protein sequence MTDLRHYDVIISPVVTEKSTTISEYNQVVFNVALKATKLEIKAAVEALFSVKVKAVNTMIRKGKIKRFKGVIGRKSDVKKAIVTLDKGQLIDLSTGL encoded by the coding sequence ATGACGGATCTTCGGCACTATGATGTAATTATTAGTCCAGTTGTTACCGAGAAGTCGACTACAATTTCGGAGTATAATCAAGTTGTTTTTAATGTTGCATTAAAGGCGACAAAACTTGAGATTAAAGCTGCTGTTGAAGCGCTTTTTAGTGTGAAAGTTAAAGCCGTCAATACGATGATTCGTAAGGGTAAAATAAAACGTTTTAAAGGCGTTATTGGTCGGAAAAGTGATGTTAAAAAAGCGATTGTGACGTTGGATAAAGGTCAATTAATCGATCTTTCGACAGGTCTTTAA
- the rpsH gene encoding 30S ribosomal protein S8, with protein sequence MSMSDPLGDMLTRIRNALGRKKNKVITPASKLRARVLDVLQSEGYIRGYNQIDLGNGKSEIEIELKYFEGSAVIREIARVSKPGRRVYVSAKSIPQIANGLGISILSTPDGVMADREARERNVGGEILCRIF encoded by the coding sequence ATGTCTATGTCAGATCCTCTTGGTGATATGTTGACGCGTATTCGTAATGCGCTTGGTCGTAAAAAGAATAAAGTAATTACGCCTGCCTCTAAGCTTCGTGCGCGAGTTCTTGATGTTCTTCAGTCAGAGGGTTATATTCGCGGATATAATCAGATTGATTTGGGTAATGGAAAATCTGAGATCGAAATTGAACTAAAATATTTTGAGGGCTCAGCTGTTATTCGTGAGATTGCGCGTGTTTCCAAACCGGGTCGTCGTGTATATGTTTCTGCTAAGTCTATTCCTCAAATAGCGAATGGCTTGGGCATTTCGATTTTGTCAACTCCTGATGGGGTAATGGCGGACCGCGAAGCACGTGAAAGGAATGTTGGTGGAGAAATTCTCTGTCGTATTTTCTGA
- the rpmD gene encoding 50S ribosomal protein L30, with the protein MVKKKSQNSKTVTVEQIGSPIRNPRVQHATLKGLGLNKMHRCRTLEDTLCVRGMIAKVSHLVRIVGEN; encoded by the coding sequence ATGGTTAAAAAAAAGTCTCAGAATAGTAAGACTGTGACGGTGGAGCAAATTGGAAGTCCGATTCGGAATCCGCGGGTTCAACACGCGACGTTAAAGGGACTCGGGTTGAATAAAATGCATCGCTGCCGTACTTTGGAAGATACGCTTTGTGTGCGAGGTATGATCGCTAAGGTTAGCCATCTCGTTCGAATCGTGGGTGAAAATTAG
- the rplF gene encoding 50S ribosomal protein L6 translates to MSRIGKKPIPVPSGVTAVVEGQLVKARGPKGELSYVVNDEVLVELKENVISVAPRDRSKDARSKWGMSRSMIENIFCGVKDGFEKRLEINGVGYRAALQGKNIQLSLGFSHDVVYQVPSGVSITVPKPTEIVVSGINKQQVGQVAAEIREYRRPEPYKGKGVKYADERVVRKEGKKK, encoded by the coding sequence ATGTCTCGTATTGGAAAAAAGCCCATTCCGGTTCCTTCTGGGGTTACCGCTGTTGTTGAGGGCCAGTTAGTGAAGGCGAGGGGGCCGAAAGGTGAATTGAGCTACGTTGTTAATGACGAAGTGCTTGTTGAGCTCAAGGAGAATGTTATATCAGTCGCTCCGCGCGATCGATCGAAGGATGCACGCTCCAAATGGGGTATGTCGCGTTCAATGATCGAGAATATTTTTTGTGGCGTAAAGGACGGCTTTGAAAAAAGGCTTGAGATTAATGGGGTTGGTTATCGTGCTGCTTTGCAAGGTAAAAATATTCAATTGTCCCTCGGTTTCTCTCACGATGTTGTATATCAAGTGCCGTCAGGTGTTAGCATAACAGTTCCTAAGCCGACGGAGATTGTTGTTTCTGGGATTAATAAACAGCAAGTTGGGCAGGTTGCGGCAGAGATTCGTGAATATCGTAGGCCTGAGCCTTATAAAGGCAAAGGGGTTAAGTATGCAGATGAGCGTGTTGTCCGTAAAGAAGGTAAGAAGAAATAA
- the rpsQ gene encoding 30S ribosomal protein S17, with protein sequence MPKRILQGIVVSDKNDKTVVVRVERRYSHPLLQKTVRQSKKYKAHDEDNQFRVGDQVFIQESKPISKDKRWIAVKDSVV encoded by the coding sequence ATGCCTAAACGCATTTTACAAGGTATTGTCGTCAGTGATAAGAACGATAAGACTGTGGTTGTCAGGGTGGAGCGCCGTTATTCTCATCCGCTTCTCCAAAAGACAGTTAGGCAGTCTAAAAAGTACAAGGCACATGACGAAGATAATCAGTTCAGAGTCGGAGATCAGGTTTTTATTCAAGAGTCTAAGCCGATTTCGAAAGATAAACGTTGGATTGCTGTTAAAGACAGTGTAGTTTAA
- the rplN gene encoding 50S ribosomal protein L14 — translation MIQMQTNLDVADNSGARRVMCIKVLGGSKRKYASVGDIIVVSVKDAIPRGRVKKGDVMKAVVVRTAKDIRRADGSVIRFDRNAAVLVDNKKEPIGTRIFGPVPRELRGRNHMKIISLAPEVL, via the coding sequence ATGATTCAGATGCAAACAAACCTCGACGTCGCGGATAATTCTGGCGCTCGTCGTGTCATGTGCATCAAGGTGTTGGGCGGTTCAAAGCGGAAATATGCTTCGGTCGGCGACATTATTGTTGTTTCGGTTAAGGATGCTATTCCTCGTGGTCGTGTTAAAAAGGGTGACGTGATGAAAGCTGTGGTGGTTCGTACTGCTAAGGATATTCGTCGTGCTGACGGTAGTGTTATCCGCTTTGATAGAAATGCTGCTGTTTTAGTTGATAATAAAAAAGAGCCCATCGGTACGCGTATCTTTGGACCGGTTCCTCGCGAACTTCGTGGTAGGAATCATATGAAAATTATTTCACTCGCTCCTGAAGTGCTATAA
- the rplV gene encoding 50S ribosomal protein L22 — protein MSKAKIPRQLKDNEARAVARTVRVSPQKLNLVAAMIRGKKVNMALADLTFSCKRIAGTVKKTLESAIANAENNHDLDIDTLIVAEAYVGRSMVMKRFHVRGRGRAGRIERPFSHLTIVVREVTEEGEAA, from the coding sequence ATGAGCAAAGCTAAGATTCCGCGCCAGCTTAAGGATAATGAGGCGAGGGCTGTTGCCCGGACGGTTCGTGTTAGTCCACAAAAGCTTAATTTAGTCGCTGCGATGATTCGTGGAAAAAAAGTTAATATGGCATTGGCTGATTTAACATTTTCGTGTAAACGTATTGCTGGGACGGTCAAAAAGACTCTTGAATCAGCGATTGCGAATGCAGAGAATAATCATGATCTCGATATTGATACGTTGATTGTTGCCGAGGCGTATGTTGGTAGATCGATGGTTATGAAGCGTTTTCATGTCCGTGGTCGCGGGCGGGCGGGCAGGATTGAGCGCCCATTTTCGCATCTTACTATTGTTGTCCGTGAAGTTACCGAAGAAGGGGAGGCCGCATAA